The Triticum urartu cultivar G1812 unplaced genomic scaffold, Tu2.1 TuUngrouped_contig_4320, whole genome shotgun sequence DNA segment tcatctcgcaactaactcattagttgcaatgcttgcaaggcttaagtgatgtgcattaccgagagggcccagagatacctctccgacatcggagtgacaaatcctaatctcgaaatacgccaacccaacatgtacctttggagacacctgtagagcacctttataatcacccagttacgttgtgacgtttggtagcacacaaagtgttcctccggcaaacgggagttgcataatctcatagtcataggaacatgtataagtcatgaagaaagcaatagcaacatactaaacgatcgggtgctaagctaatggaatgggtcatgtcaatcagatcattcaactaatgatgtgacctcattaatcaaataacaacactttgttcatggttaggaaacataaccatctttgatcaacgtgctagtcaagtagaggcatactagtgacactctgtttgtctatgtattcacacatgtattatgtttccggttaatacaattctagcatgaataataaacatttatcatgaaataaggaaataaataataactttattattgcctctagggcatatttcattcagttaggagcctccaattaagttgtggagattgccccaaccttatTTGTAatggttcggtcgccgcctccaagggcaccaatagtggaatcatggcatctcgcattttgtgagggcgtgaggagaatacggtggccctagtggctttttggggagcattgtgcctccacaccgctccaacggagacgtactttctctcaaagggaaggaacttcggtaacacatcctcgtctccaccggttCCACTCTTGGTCATCTCTTAcatttacttgtgcaagcttacattgtgttgtatcccttgcttgcttgtgtgcttgttgttgttgcatcatataggtttctcacctagttgcatatctagacaacctactctgatgcaaagtttaaattggtaaagaacaGCTAAAAATtattagttgcctattcacccccctctagtcaacttaCCGATCCTTTCAAAGAAGGATATAGGGTATTACCTCCTCAAGAGGGCCCGCACCTGGGTAAATGATGTCTCCTTCATCCCTTGTTACCCATAGATCCGAGATCCACAGCTCGGTACCCCCTACCACGAGGTTTGCCGGTTTTAgtaccgacattggtgctttcgttgagagttACGTTGTGCGGTCGACAAATGATTAATGGCTCGTCTGCAGATCAAGTGCAACACCAGCTGCAGTGACATCTTCGTCCCCGGCCAACTCTTTGCGTTCAGCAGCAATTTTTCTACACGCCAATTCGATGGGTCTTCTCTCCTAGATCGAAAATCTCGCTCACGACCAGGTTGTTACGTTTTGGTTGTTTGGATTACACCGCGGACGCACGTGGTGGACTCTTCCTTTCTGGCTGGATGCCCTCTCGAGTCGAAAACCCTTTAGCCACCGCGGGTTCAACCTAGGAGCCGACCTCCGATCCGGGCTATGGATCGGATCCCCCGGTGGATCCACGCTCAACCCCGGAGCCGATCATCTTCGTGACAAGCCTTGATCTTATCTCCTTGTTAGGTGCTGACCTTGATCCACACGTGAATACAGACCCTGTGTCAAGCTCGGATCCGACCTCCCTAGTTGACGGTCCGGGATCAGCCCTAGCCGACTAACACGCCCACGTCGCATCAAGCGACCCGCAAATCATGCTTCAGATTTTGCCCGGTCCTCGGCTAGGCCATGAACTCCAAGGATCTATCTCACCTCAATGAGATGCTGGATCATATTTAGAGTTTGTCAATCTCAAACGACCAAATCTTGGATTACAACAAGATCGGACTTAAAACCGATGACAGGGAAAtttacttcccacccaccacccacctaGTCGCCAAGGTCaatgacttaaccgacgtgctgGACTACGCCTCTGAGGAGGCCACTAACATGGATGAAGATGCCGGTGTCcgaacactacaaaaaaagacacattcgtgacTTTTTGGGCTGaatgaatttttttctgtcatactaatgacacttctatgacgataattgtgacaaaactcggtatcatcatagatgtggtggggtcctacttctatgacaaaaaatcatgatagaaaatgggcttttcgtcctgggcgggccggcgacgtagctgcatgacattctttgggccgtccatgacgaaaaaaaccatggtagaagcgagggcgcggaaaatatcagggagttcccggtacggtgggtggtcgggggctgagttatgcacgtttctctcgtacgtacgtgcgtgtgtgcaaAGCATTgtgctctaactaaacccgagcggggcattgggctctaactaaactcGAGTGATTGCACTTCAGGCTACGCATTaatgaacccgagcgatcgatcgatggttgttaagtgaacctgatcgagcgattcattcgctacttctgctaactgaagccgatcgatgccgcctctggatgaacaatgagcattgttggggggggggggtggatgaacagttcccggtgggggttggatgaacaggaacccgtggtagtagaggaCGTTGCCGTTGGATGAACAATACCTCGATCGATCAAGTCGGTGGATGAaaaggaccccatggagggctggatgaacaggaccccgtggggtgctggttgaacagtagtcagtggagggatggttgaacagtagctggtggagggctggatgaatagtagcccgtggagggttggttgaataggcccccgtggagagggctggttgaacagtagccggtggaggctggatgaacaggagcccgtggatatCCAGTCAtgggtggaggctggaggaggtcgtcggtggatgaacaataccccgtggaggctggaggaggtcgacggtggagatgaacagctCCCGTGGAGTCccttttgcggtacgccacaccctcccgatgaacaggacccccgttttgaccgtagcgctccaatacaagtccgtttcctccgttttgcggtacgccgcaCTCCTCTcggtcaacaggaccccgttttgaccgtaggaggtccaacagaagtctgtttcctccatattgcggtacgccagacccctcccgatgaacaggatcccgtttccaccgtggtcggtcgaacacaaggccgtttccttcattccgcggtacgccaggcctcgtttccatcggctcttccgtccaagccggttggctcccaatgAACAGCACGTgtttcgttgcctcccgatgaacacgacgcatttcgttgcctctccatgaacacgacgatgatgcagtttctccgttccgacccagcaaCAACCATGTACAGGAGCCCTGACTGTACATATgggcgagtaggcattcgagaccccacctgtatgtacgtacgtggccgtatttacttttttgcaccctggctgctgtacgtacatgtacatgctacgtgcgcgcctctactaccacatatgcgcgcctctacatcgaccagtatgtacgtacacgttcacgagcAGAATGAAAAAGCTACATATGCTTCGAtcgggtgggtcccgactgtcaggcacttccttgcgtgcgaagatgtaggtggtggttcccagcagtcaggggggtgaatcatttttttgctcgtaatatggacgcacttctttgcgtgcgaagatgtagctggtgggtcccagcagtcaggggggtaacgtttttttcacgaaatacggtgggtccctgctgtcaagtggaggaatcattatttcccgcgaaataaggaggcagttctttgctgcggccgtggacccagctatcagcctctccacgtacagtactcttccgacggaagtcgttccttgaccacattgaccacgccatgGCGAGAGCAcaagggcggtggacgatggtgaggcctaggaaggtgATGACGCGGAGCtagggaagacgcgacagtggatgcccacgcggagaggagtacgagggttcactggttcggctgtggagTGAGGCttccgtcgccgcagggcctgaccagcggtgggaggagtagggggcggtgaggcctccgtgacatcacagccggccatgagaagcaggagcacgcggcacgaccggtgctggtttgggcggctggagcaacaagaccagaggttgaagaagcactaccaccgttggatggacatcgtacggtcgctggagctagaatcgttcatattgaatAAGTTgtcaaagccctccgtccccatcaacttaataggcccacaagtcagcctcccactatgatgggtcctagctagcagaggggtattcattttttgtgcataataaggaggcatttccttgcgtgcgaagatataacTGATGGGTCCGACTTGTCAACGGGGGggacattttttcgcgaaatacaaaggcccttccggtgggtcccagctgtcaagtggaggaatcattattttgcgcataacaaggaggcatttccttgcgtgcggccatggacccagctgtcagcctctccacgcacagtctacttctgatggatgtcgttcgttgaccacgttgactacttcgtgccgagcgcatccaaggtggtggacgacgacgaggccccGGACAACAACGAGCCAGAGATAGGAAAATGCGTGAGTAGAGttgcagacggagaggtgtacaaGGGTTAACTGGTTCTGATGCGGTGTGGTTCGACAGTCGATGGAGAAAAACATGAGGtgtagagggatggcatggccaacggtggggtagcgcttcacagcgaagtgtgctaagcagagctgctagcagcaagAGGCGGGAGCAGATGGTCCCGGCAatgctggaggaagaagacgagagattgaagatggatgccggtcgttggatgtaaatccaacgactagcgatgtcagaatcatttgttaactaagttgacaacgacttgcgttggctttgaactattggcccacatttcagcctccaaaaatatGGCACACATTCAACCATTTTTtttagaatttacagtcaatttgttCTTTTTCTAGAATTACAGTCTATTTgttgggctgggtgaacaaataatatACCGTTCATGTGTCCCAtttatttttctcctaaaaaattacaggccagtTGCACTTTCTCAAAATACACGATTTTATTGGGCTGATTCAAATTATAACATTGGGTTGGGTGCAACAATGTTATCAATAATTaaacaggggctgagcattttgttataaatatatttaaataataaataatttattattacattggtccttaaatcttaccaagcttttgtacacaatcatcaggattttcgttgccaaaaaTCCAGTATTTTATTaataagaaattatttttataagttaataaaaTATGGGATATTATTTTCTTACATATGTTTGTATCtattaaatatatgatgacaataacaataatatataataacatataaaataactTAAATATTTAAAACAATACAAAGGCTTCGCTTGGAGGATGCTCCCTCGATGGGTTCCTTCGCTGACCGTCAGATCGAGATAAAATTCCCACCACGCCTCTTCTCCACCGTTGGATATTCACTACATGTTTCACCACGTTATCTCATTCCCATATATATGATCGGTGGGCCACTTTGTCGGTGGGGTCGTCATATATTGGCTGGGTTCGTCGGCGTGAAGGTCTGATTGGTGCAGCCTCCTGGAAAGCCCATTGGCCCCCCAATCCCCACAGCCGCCCGCCCGCACCTCTCCCGCCTCCGGTCCTCCCTTCTCTCAGCCGCCACCCCACGAACCCTAGCCGTGCCCTCCTGCATCTGTCCTCCTCCCCCTTCCTGGTCCGTCCCAAGCCCCTCCTCGTCTCATGAGCTAGCCGAGGAAAAGAGGGGTGACGCGACGACCTGGTCGTCGGCCGGTGGGGAGCCTCGTAGAGGCGGTGGCGGAGACGACCCTAGATGGTGCCCCGTGAGCCGCCCGACCTCCTTCCGTGGATCTACTCCTCCCATTTCCTTTCCGTTGATTTACTTTTTTGTTCGTGTTTAATCTTCAGGGCCAGGATCTGGACAGGGTGCCTCAACCTCGTCTTCCTCTTCCACCTACTCGCTGATAGAGACGGCAGCAGCGGTGGGAGGAGCCTAGGCGTAGAGGAGGGAAGTGGACGAGGGGGGTGCAAAGGCAGGAGATGGGGGTCGCCGGATGAGCACAGTCGCACAGGGCCTGATCCCGCCGCTGCTAGAGCAGAGTGGAGGACCACAGGGCCCGATGGGGTGGCTGGGAGCGTGCGGCATCTGGCTCCCAAGCAGGGAATGCAGTGGTGCTGGCCTCTCCTCTCCCTGCGCCTTTGTCCTGCGTCATCACTACCGCCACGGCCTTGCTCGCCATTGACCTCCCCAAGTGCTTCTCTCCACAAATGGTGCCGCCATGTCCAGATCAATTCAAGCGCCAGGTACCCCCTGATTTGATTTTGTTTAGGATTTGTATGGAGCTTGAATCAGATCAGCGTAACTTGGAGATGTTTTTTTTCTACACGGATACTTGCAGATATATGGAGGAAGATTAGTTAGTAATGCCCATATGAAGTTTGAATGTCCAATTCATAGACGTCCTTCAATTTCATTACAGTGATGACATGTTTGTTGTTGttcatatttccaacaggaaagTACAACACGTGCATAACTTGTTTGAGGAAATTCCATCTGGAAGCAATATTTGATCATGACTTGTCTTCTTGATGCTTCATCTGCGGCTAGCTGACTACAACATCACATATGTAAAGGGAAACCATCGTAAGAAACACAGGTAAAAAGGCATTTTCCTTGTTCTTATAGTTTTGGATCAAAGTTCACATTTTACCTTGAGTGACTCTTTTTTTGTTATAGAATGGATTCAACAATAATCAATAAGGAAGTGCAAACTGAGAGGGGTGGGAAAAATAACCTAAGTAAAGAGCTAATATGAAATGCTACTTTCCAGTGATTTGTTGTGACCTGTTAATTTTTTAGTATGGAGCTTGAAGTTTTAATGCAGATAGGAAGTTTCATTTTATTCTTATCCACATGCTTACTAAATTTACATTTTTATTTCATTTCTGGAAAGAGGCAACCTTAAATAATTTAGAGGACTCTTCAGATTATAAGAGAAAAGCCATATAGGTCATAAATGCATAGGCATTCCAAAAAAAGGCACAAAAATTGAGCTAGAAGGTATGTATAAATTCATGTGAAACTGAGACATAGGCAAGCATACATAGGAATTTTGCAGGATCATTCCTACGATCTGGAGGGCCATTATAGCCAGATTTACCTAACGTCTCTAAGAAAATCTTTTGAAACTCGGACCATCCAGATATATCAACATGGAAAAGCCTGCTGAAAGAAACTTTTGTAGCTGAAGATGCTTGATTATACTTCCTATGGGCTTGTTTTGAAAAGAATTTTTCCTGGCATGCCATATGTGAGCCCCCaaccatctctctctctcccgcacTCATTTTCTCTCTCTCACGTTTTGCCTTTGAGGCTGTAGATCTAAGCACTAGCTGTTTGTAAAAATGCTCAAGGTGGGCTGCTTAGAGGAGGGCAGTATGTTCTACAGTTTCAGTTATATGATTACATACAACTAAACAAAAGTTTACATGATTCTATAATTATTGTTGGAGATTTTTACTCACAGTAAATTTCTTCAAAGGATCTGTTTAAAGACAACAGGCATATATTTGTACAGAGATCATATTATTTTGATACCCATGTAAGTTCTCTTATCTCTTTGATGTGCATCTTCTTTAGGAACTTACCTCGTTGCAATTTCTGGTCATTCTTTGCATAGCTAAATCGGTATCAAGAATATTGTATTGTTTATTTCTTACCATGTCTGATCGACTAATATGGTTACGTCTATGCAATACTTTTATAGATGAAGTTGGTGGTTCATGGAGACCCAAGGTGCACTGACAGAAGATATCAGAGGAGCAGAGGAAAATGCAAGTGTGTATGTGTGAAAAATTATTGCTTTAACTCAAGGTATTGTTATCGGTCGTGTGGTATATGAAAGTACATGATGTCACCACGCTCAAATTCCAGCTATTATCACTATCAAATAGTGTCAAACAGAGCATCTTATACTGTGTTTCTACGTGCAGATCAGTTGTTCGTTCTTTCAAGCGCTATGTTGCTTACTCAAATGTTTGTGGCGATTGTATCCTTGTGCCATGAATATTTTTACTCAGCAGATCAATATAAACATATTGGCTATCTATTTACCAATTCTGAATTTAAAGCACTTTATTTTATGGCCTTGAGTAAAAGTTCAGTCATTGTTGGCTGGAAGACATCTTCAATACGCCGTCAACACGAGCTTACCAAGGTAATGATCTATTTATTATCAGCCCATATCTGGTTTGTAACAGGGTTATTATGTTTCAAAATCCTCTGGCATCAGAAAGGAGATTTTGTGGATGATGTAAGATATCCACATGTTGTATATGTGGAAAAACCAAAGGCTCGGGATGTTGATTTTTCGGATGAAATGATTTATCAGGCAAAAACTACAAGTGAAATGGAAGGTAAGATACTGAATTGGAGTTATAGTAGTACCAGGCTTTCCATGATGATGTGATGTTTATTGTCCAAGGACTTGATAAACTAGCAGAAACCATATATGCCAAGTTTCTAATGACGAAGTCTTTACGCTGGTTCATGTTTGCATTGGAGCTACAATTTTGTTGTTATTTAGTGTTTTTTGTATTATATCCAATACTGTTCCATACTTCCATTTCTCCTGGATGATTAAGACGATATTTTTTCTAACTGAATTAATATGTCCCCTATTTCAGAAGTAACGCTCAAAAGCCTGAATAGAATTCCTTGGCAAAGGGTAGATGTTAGCTTCAAGAGAAGTAGACAATGGATTTTTGCCCATAGCACCATTCAGGTATGTTATGAACCCCATTACCTTGGTAATAGTTTTCCTGGTGTTACTTAATTATCCCCTGGTATATTCTGTTGTCTCCATACATGTTAATCTAATAACATATACAAAGGCTGTGTAGGTAATGGCATAGCAGATTTTAGTTTCATGATCTTACTTAAATGTAGTTCTAGCGATAGATAGCTTTACACTATCGTCACGTGGGTCCCTGCTTCCTTCTGTTTTGCAGGTCCAGTTGTCGTTGCCTTCACTTGCTTTGTCGTTTACCCATCTGTCAGCTCGCCGATCCCCTGACTTGCTGTCAAGGTTTGTGTCCTGTGCCTccattttctttctttttgtttctCTATATTACTTACTATTTTATTCTGCTACCTGACCGGGTGTTGCGTGCATGCTTTATTTGTTTGTTTCGGTTTCTTATGCTGCTTATTTCATTTATACTGCTTCCTGTGCTAGGATGTGCCTTGCTGTGTCTTTTGTGATCCCAATTTTTTAGACCCTGGTGGCGCAGTTTTGTTTGCCCGCTCTTTCATGCGTGTGTGAGATTATTGACGATGGGGTTGTGCTTGTTGGAGTGGAGCCAAAGCAGTGATTCCCTGCCGCCAGATAGGATGTTCTTCTGGGCAACTGGCGGTACGGGGGCACTGTCCGCCTATGAACAGGCTGCTTTGCAAGCTATAAAATTCTTACAGGGACGATGTAAATCATGTTGCTGTTGATTAGGATGATTCATATACAACTTGGGTCTATATTTTTATTAGCCTGATTAAGGGGGAGAGAGGCAGGGAGGTGCCTAGGACGAGTAGGAAGGCTCTGGGCAAAATTTTGCCGATCCCGTGTATGTTCTATTTTGCCCAGTTAAACGTGTACACTTCATGTCATATAGCATAATAATAGCAGATGATAAACTATCGTTGTCATATTATTGAACTTGATATCCTGTTTGAACTAGACAGATAATTTTGACAAGATTTTATCCTGGCGTAAACATGCTGTCATAGTGTCAACACAATAATAATAGAAAAACCTTTTAAAAATTCAGGTGAGGTGAAGCAAGCAAGCACCTCCCCGTGTTTTATATGTAAGCAATCACCTCCCCGTGTTGCTTTGCTCGACCATTGTTCGTTTAAACCTTTCTTCTGTATTAGTGCTACTGGATAACCGTTATTGATCTACCAAAAAGGAATCATAACACTACAGGTCATGGAAAATAGATATAATTAGCACATAATCCTGCAAGTTTCACCTAATATGCACATGTCGTTTCAGTTTTCCAAAATATATACCATTGAGAAACTTACTGGATGCAGTGCAGATTCTAGGATATTAACATTTGCAGCCATACATTGGTTTCAATGGTGACAGATTTCTGTCAATCCCACAGAGATAATTTAATTCAAGACTAGCAAATACAGTTAAGTTTAAACGGTTTCCTTTGATGAAATTCTAATGTTTTTCCAAACAAAGTATGATGAACTTAAAATCCATAATATGAAGCTGTGTCTGCTGCATCAGAGAGGTGACGCCGGCCGGCTGGCGCCTCACCACCGGCTCCTGTTTGGCGGTGGCAAAGAGAAGGGTGCCGAGGATGTGTTGCTCTATGCATGGCTGTTGAAGTACATCATCGTTATGATGTGTATGGTTTCTCTATTTTCAGCCCTACTGCTCCAGATCCCAAATCCCATGACCATGCCCCCACCTCTCCTTCGTTGAATGAAGGGAGTCTGGTTGCTAAAAAGTGACTTTTCTTAATCAGTATGTATGGCCCCTCTGCACATGCCGTTTCTTCGTATTTAAGAGGCCCTCAagctttgtcagttttctgataGATATGGAATTTTAATTTGATAGTCCCAACAACGGTGGGTACTGATGGAGCTATCTATTATTTATTGTCAATCTGTAATACTTTTGTCAGCTTCTAGCATGTGGTTGCTCTACCAGAGTGCAATTTTCTCTGCGTGGCATACACCAGTTACCATTAGTTGATATGTTTGTTGAAGTTTTATTACAAGTTAAATAAATGTGTAGTGTGGCAAACTGATTATTATAATTTGATAATGTCAGGCGCCGATGGCTTTATAGATATGTAAATAAAATACCTTTAAGTAAAACTAAGCATTTAATTATTGTTATGTTATGTTATTGATTTCACCGACTTTATGTCGGCCGATTAGTTCTGCAGGATTCCACATCGGCTAATTTAGATTATGTTACTAGAGTATTAGAAGAAGTTCCTGATATATGTACTTAGAGCATTTGCTGAGATTTGATGCAAAATATTGATGACCAGGCATTATACTGCGCATAAGCACAATTTTTTAGTTTTTATTTTTATTGTTGCAGCAGCTTTTCTATAGCAATAGCCAAATAGTGTGACATAACACTATTCCATTTTCATAGGCCATAACACATCTTTACATGTAAGTTTGTTCTCTAGATAGTTCTCTTTCCAAGATTTTCATATCATATTTGTCGTGGGATCTGACTGCTTTACCATATTTTCCTGGCGTGGACGATGTTATAGAGTGAGCTACCATCACTTCTCATTACTCACTGTAATCAATATATATGTGTTTATGCCATAAAAGATGGACATTTGTCGAATCCATTGTCGTGTCATGTAATTACTTGCAGACCAACTATATAGTTTTGTTCGGATTGTAAAGTGGAAACGATAAAACCCTACAACTCATGTGTGATTGTCTTTTGATTATTTACTTCCTCAAGTAATATGGATATGGTGCTGCGAGGATATTAAGTATATTCATGAAGTTGTATAAATCACGTTCTACGATTCACTTCTGTTATGCATATTTACTTTCCAGTTTTAGGACTGAGATCCATCCATTGTAATGAATTTGGTTGTATGGGCATTACCTATTTGACTTAGGCTTGCTTCATCACATATAGACTGCTTTTCTTTTTCCCACTGTTTGTATGGCCTAAAACTATCATGTATATGACGCAAGTTATTAGCAATGTTTCACATTTTCTTACTTGCAATACTGTGCTTGCGTATTCAGGTGTTCCAAGACCCAAATCATCGGGAAAACAACACTATAACACTTTTTCTTTTGAACTTTGGTTACCCTTATACAAGCCCCCGTTCATTTTGTTTATATAGTGGTTAGAATAGTAACCATATGTGCTTGCTCAACACTGATAAATGGAATATTTCCAAAGCACGTATGGTGTGTTCGCAATTTGGCGCAACGGGAGTTTATTGAAAAATACTCATTTTTTCAACATGACATGGTTTTGAAATGGGACTCTACTACCAAATTAAAATGTGTAGGTATATCTCATTGTAGATGACAAGTCTCTATTTTTATTAAGGGGGTTAAATTTGTTATCATATATGCTTGCTCGCTACTAAAACAACTAAAACATGGAATTTCTTTCCATGCTGAACATGGATTCAGTGGGTCTCTGCGCCATTTGTTACCCGCCATTTGTTACCCAGCTGACGAACCGAGAAAGAAAGGAAGGGGATAGACAATCTTCGCTCGCTCTATCCCCTGCCGCTTCTTATTCAGCTCCTCACGGGCCACAGGCATCCTCTACGTGGGTTGGGCTAAATAACATATGGGCTATCCTAATATCCTCACGGGCCAAAGACATGTTTTTTTCTTAGGTTTCTTATCTTTTTCCCTCTTTTTTTTAGGAAAAATATGCATGGCCAGGTTTCTCATCATGCTAACCATGTTTCCAAACTTGCTACAAAATACAACCATGCCAACTTTACTCTCTCATCATAGTGTCCATATTTTCAAACTGAGATATTCATATTATGCAAAGTTTCCCTTTTTCCAGACTATTATTTAACAACATAATAAACATGTTTAAAAAATAGTATGATTTAGTTGAAGGTTCTTGCAGCATGAAACTATTTTCATCGACAACATGTCTGTAGCAGGTCTCTGCACCATTTGGCGCAATGGGTCAACTagtatataatatagttagaagggaaacaaaAGTTGGA contains these protein-coding regions:
- the LOC125527656 gene encoding uncharacterized protein LOC125527656 isoform X1, which produces MKLVVHGDPRCTDRRYQRSRGKCKCVCVKNYCFNSRSVVRSFKRYVAYSNVCGDFIVGWKTSSIRRQHELTKVMIYLLSAHIWFVTGLLCFKILWHQKGDFVDDVRYPHVVYVEKPKARDVDFSDEMIYQAKTTSEMEEVTLKSLNRIPWQRVDVSFKRSRQWIFAHSTIQVQLSLPSLALSFTHLSARRSPDLLSSADSRILTFAAIHWFQW
- the LOC125527656 gene encoding uncharacterized protein LOC125527656 isoform X3, producing MKLVVHGDPRCTDRRYQRSRGKCKCVCVKNYCFNSRSVVRSFKRYVAYSNVCGDFIVGWKTSSIRRQHELTKVMIYLLSAHIWFVTGLLCFKILWHQKGDFVDDVRYPHVVYVEKPKARDVDFSDEMIYQAKTTSEMEEVTLKSLNRIPWQRVDVSFKRSRQWIFAHSTIQVQLSLPSLALSFTHLSARRSPDLLSRP
- the LOC125527656 gene encoding uncharacterized protein LOC125527656 isoform X4, whose translation is MKLVVHGDPRCTDRRYQRSRGKCKCVCVKNYCFNSRSVVRSFKRYVAYSNVCGDFIVGWKTSSIRRQHELTKVMIYLLSAHIWFVTGLLCFKILWHQKGDFVDDVRYPHVVYVEKPKARDVDFSDEMIYQAKTTSEMEEVTLKSLNRIPWQRVDVSFKRSRQWIFAHSTIQVQLSLPSLALSFTHLSARRSPDLLSR
- the LOC125527656 gene encoding uncharacterized protein LOC125527656 isoform X5 yields the protein MKLVVHGDPRCTDRRYQRSRGKCKCVCVKNYCFNSRSVVRSFKRYVAYSNVCGDFIVGWKTSSIRRQHELTKKGDFVDDVRYPHVVYVEKPKARDVDFSDEMIYQAKTTSEMEEVTLKSLNRIPWQRVDVSFKRSRQWIFAHSTIQVQLSLPSLALSFTHLSARRSPDLLSSADSRILTFAAIHWFQW
- the LOC125527656 gene encoding uncharacterized protein LOC125527656 isoform X2, which codes for MKLVVHGDPRCTDRRYQRSRGKCKCVCVKNYCFNSRSVVRSFKRYVAYSNVCGDFIVGWKTSSIRRQHELTKVMIYLLSAHIWFVTGLLCFKILWHQKGDFVDDVRYPHVVYVEKPKARDVDFSDEMIYQAKTTSEMEEVTLKSLNRIPWQRVDVSFKRSRQWIFAHSTIQVQLSLPSLALSFTHLSARRSPDLLSRF